Proteins encoded together in one Bacteroides zoogleoformans window:
- a CDS encoding endonuclease/exonuclease/phosphatase family protein — protein MGKSAVKGLFYFCLVAATLVLAALTIAAGQSGSVNPTESVIMPLLGLALPVLLIINLIVAICWAIAHRFWALVPLAAVGSNWPYLTSVIQFNADKEKTPDGKYLKIATYNVHGFGYEVTGYSCKEIARIMEQEDVDVLCFQEFGDNEYFPMDSIYKTLSHWPHILMTSNDSAQNVLPMAVFSRYPLIDRQLITYRESSNGSMMCDVVAGEDTIRLLNNHLQTTDVNRKRHKWQQEIGVTDARREVHVAKDAALTLHGNFVKRAEQTQIIGQYAKESPYPVLVCGDFNSLPSSYTYHYLTGFLEDGFRSAGWGYMRTYRYGKGLLRIDYIFHSPALKGIDYYSLNLDLCSDHNPVIMEVEY, from the coding sequence ATGGGAAAATCTGCTGTAAAAGGCCTTTTTTATTTTTGTTTGGTAGCTGCCACTTTAGTGCTGGCAGCCCTAACCATAGCTGCGGGACAGTCCGGCAGCGTCAATCCCACAGAATCCGTCATCATGCCCTTGCTGGGGCTGGCCTTACCGGTGCTGCTCATCATCAATCTGATAGTGGCGATATGCTGGGCGATAGCACACCGATTCTGGGCGCTGGTTCCACTGGCAGCCGTCGGATCCAACTGGCCCTACCTCACCTCCGTCATCCAGTTCAATGCCGACAAGGAGAAAACGCCGGACGGCAAATACCTGAAGATTGCCACCTACAACGTACATGGCTTCGGCTACGAGGTGACGGGCTACTCTTGCAAAGAGATAGCACGCATCATGGAGCAAGAAGACGTAGATGTGCTCTGCTTTCAGGAGTTCGGCGACAACGAGTACTTCCCGATGGACAGCATCTACAAAACACTGTCACACTGGCCGCACATCCTCATGACAAGCAACGACTCTGCGCAAAACGTGCTGCCCATGGCCGTCTTCAGCCGCTACCCGCTCATCGACCGGCAACTCATCACCTATCGGGAGAGCTCCAACGGCAGCATGATGTGCGACGTCGTGGCAGGTGAAGATACCATCCGCCTGCTCAACAACCATCTGCAAACCACCGACGTGAACCGGAAACGCCACAAATGGCAACAGGAGATAGGAGTGACTGACGCTCGCCGCGAAGTGCATGTGGCCAAAGATGCAGCACTCACCCTGCACGGCAACTTCGTGAAACGTGCCGAGCAAACACAAATCATCGGTCAGTATGCCAAAGAAAGTCCTTACCCCGTATTGGTATGCGGTGACTTCAATTCACTTCCGTCATCGTACACCTACCACTATCTGACCGGTTTTCTGGAAGACGGTTTCCGCAGTGCCGGATGGGGCTATATGCGCACCTATCGCTATGGAAAGGGGCTGCTGCGCATCGACTATATTTTCCATTCGCCTGCACTGAAAGGTATCGACTACTACTCGCTCAATCTGGATTTGTGCAGCGACCACAATCCGGTGATCATGGAGGTGGAATACTAA